The Stenotrophomonas maltophilia genome includes a region encoding these proteins:
- a CDS encoding DUF2339 domain-containing protein, with product MEALIALVVLVLLAIPLLLVVALVMIAGLRRRVAALESAMAAAPVAAMHAPERPAAPPVASADPPFLRPVAAAAPPPPPPPPQPTPVREAVPAATEAPRPIAPPPVPPAPMQPPLPSGPALPNFIERGIGAVKRWFTEGNVPVKIGMLVLLAGVAALLKYVSDQGWLVLPIELRLAGVTVGALGLLAFGWHQRERRRLFALALQGGAIGVLLLTIFAAFKRFELIPPGFAFVSSIALVAALCVLAVVQNSRTLAVLGILAGFMAPLWLSTGSGNHVGLFSYYAVLNAGIFAIAWFRPWRALNLLGFAFTFGIGTFWGVLQYAPDKFNSTEPFLLLFFAFYLLIPLLYARRQPAGQRDLVDGSLVFGTPLVAFSLQAGMLYQQPMTLALCALGLAAIYAALAWALIRRASYTVLAQSHAVLAVGFATLAVPLALSARATGAVFALEGAGLAWLGLRQKRWLPQVSGALLQMGAAFAFVAGGDHWHEDLRFLINPTAIGALLLALAGFASAWSYQRRSRHEIALVYYLWGLLWWLGGMVHEITRFFPYRTEVDALLVLAAVTAWLAAEMQRRQPACALGVTALAMLALGFPLALMQSDAHHQPFAGYGALAWAVFAVMGVRTLLCLRQGGDSVARIAQFLWWLLWPSLLSLLALWGGGEAGLAQGWTTLLVTVPWLLMAALSLWRWNALRWPLGAAFDRVRQPLQCVLFGLLSIGWLFGQLLPGDAAPLLWLPVLNPAELGQWLSLLLLARWLYSDQAPKTLSGIRMPLLSLATFVALTSVVLHGVHQWGGLSWSASMMRSSLAQTSLTVLWSVLGVIAWVWGSRRGQRVLWMVGAVLMGVVLAKLVIVDRQHLGNLLGIASFIAYGLLCTVVGYLAPAPPSAAPSVEEKQ from the coding sequence ATGGAAGCACTGATTGCCCTGGTCGTACTGGTCCTGCTGGCCATCCCGCTGCTGCTGGTGGTGGCGCTGGTGATGATTGCCGGCCTGCGCCGCCGCGTCGCCGCGCTGGAAAGCGCCATGGCTGCCGCGCCGGTCGCCGCCATGCACGCGCCTGAACGGCCTGCGGCCCCCCCTGTGGCCAGTGCCGATCCACCGTTCCTGCGGCCGGTGGCGGCTGCTGCACCGCCTCCGCCTCCGCCTCCGCCTCAGCCAACGCCGGTGCGCGAAGCGGTGCCTGCGGCAACGGAGGCGCCGCGCCCGATCGCACCACCGCCGGTGCCACCCGCGCCGATGCAGCCACCATTGCCTTCCGGACCGGCGCTGCCGAACTTCATCGAGCGCGGCATTGGCGCGGTCAAGCGCTGGTTCACCGAGGGCAACGTGCCGGTGAAGATCGGCATGCTGGTGCTGCTGGCCGGTGTCGCTGCGCTGCTGAAGTACGTCAGCGACCAGGGCTGGCTGGTGCTGCCGATCGAGCTGCGCCTGGCCGGTGTCACCGTCGGTGCACTGGGCCTGCTGGCGTTCGGCTGGCACCAGCGCGAGCGCCGGCGCCTGTTTGCGCTGGCCTTGCAGGGCGGTGCCATCGGCGTGCTGCTGTTGACCATCTTCGCGGCCTTCAAGCGTTTCGAGCTGATTCCGCCGGGCTTCGCCTTCGTCAGCTCCATTGCACTGGTGGCCGCGCTGTGCGTGCTGGCGGTGGTGCAGAACTCGCGCACGCTGGCGGTGCTGGGCATCCTCGCCGGCTTCATGGCACCGCTGTGGCTGTCCACCGGCAGCGGCAACCACGTGGGGTTGTTCAGCTACTACGCCGTGCTCAACGCCGGCATCTTCGCCATTGCCTGGTTCCGACCGTGGCGCGCGCTGAACCTGCTGGGCTTCGCCTTCACCTTCGGTATCGGCACGTTCTGGGGCGTGCTGCAGTACGCGCCTGACAAGTTCAACAGCACCGAGCCGTTCCTGCTGCTGTTCTTCGCCTTCTACCTGCTGATCCCGTTGCTCTACGCACGCCGGCAGCCCGCCGGGCAGCGTGACCTGGTCGATGGCAGCCTGGTGTTCGGTACGCCGTTGGTCGCGTTCTCGTTGCAGGCGGGAATGCTGTACCAGCAGCCGATGACGCTGGCGCTGTGCGCACTGGGCCTGGCCGCGATCTACGCGGCGCTGGCGTGGGCGTTGATCAGGCGCGCGTCGTACACCGTGCTGGCGCAGTCGCACGCGGTGCTGGCGGTGGGCTTTGCCACGCTGGCGGTGCCGCTGGCCTTGTCGGCGCGGGCCACCGGCGCGGTCTTCGCGCTGGAAGGCGCCGGACTGGCCTGGTTGGGCCTGCGCCAGAAGCGCTGGCTGCCTCAGGTGTCCGGCGCGCTGCTGCAGATGGGCGCTGCGTTCGCCTTCGTGGCCGGTGGCGATCACTGGCATGAGGACCTGCGCTTCCTGATCAATCCGACTGCCATCGGGGCGCTGCTGCTGGCCCTGGCCGGCTTCGCGTCGGCCTGGAGCTACCAGCGCAGGTCGCGCCACGAGATCGCCCTGGTCTACTACCTGTGGGGCCTGCTGTGGTGGCTGGGCGGCATGGTGCATGAGATCACCCGCTTCTTCCCGTACCGCACCGAAGTGGACGCGTTGCTGGTGCTGGCCGCCGTCACTGCCTGGCTGGCCGCCGAAATGCAGCGCCGTCAGCCGGCATGCGCACTGGGCGTGACCGCGCTGGCCATGCTGGCGCTGGGCTTCCCGCTGGCGCTGATGCAGAGCGACGCGCACCATCAGCCGTTCGCCGGCTACGGTGCGCTGGCCTGGGCGGTGTTCGCGGTGATGGGCGTGCGCACGCTGCTCTGCCTGCGCCAGGGGGGCGACAGCGTGGCGCGCATCGCGCAGTTCCTGTGGTGGCTGTTGTGGCCGTCTCTGCTTTCGCTGCTGGCCCTGTGGGGCGGTGGCGAGGCCGGGCTGGCACAGGGCTGGACCACGTTGCTGGTGACGGTGCCGTGGCTGCTGATGGCGGCGCTGTCGCTGTGGCGCTGGAATGCGCTGCGCTGGCCGCTGGGTGCAGCGTTCGATCGCGTGCGCCAGCCGCTGCAGTGCGTGCTGTTCGGCCTGTTGTCGATCGGCTGGCTGTTCGGACAGCTGCTGCCGGGCGATGCTGCGCCGCTGCTCTGGCTGCCGGTATTGAATCCGGCCGAGCTCGGACAGTGGCTGAGCCTGTTGCTGCTTGCGCGCTGGCTGTACAGCGATCAGGCGCCGAAGACCCTGTCGGGAATCCGCATGCCGCTGCTGTCACTGGCAACGTTCGTCGCGCTGACCAGCGTGGTGCTGCATGGCGTGCATCAGTGGGGCGGCCTGTCGTGGAGTGCGTCGATGATGCGTTCCAGCCTGGCGCAGACCAGCCTGACCGTGCTGTGGAGCGTGCTCGGCGTGATTGCCTGGGTGTGGGGATCGCGCCGTGGCCAGCGCGTGTTGTGGATGGTCGGTGCCGTGCTGATGGGCGTGGTGCTGGCCAAGCTGGTCATCGTCGATCGGCAGCACCTGGGCAACCTGCTGGGCATCGCATCGTTCATCGCCTACGGCCTGCTGTGCACGGTCGTGGGTTATCTGGCACCGGCACCGCCCAGCGCGGCGCCGTCCGTGGAGGAAAAACAATGA
- the gap gene encoding type I glyceraldehyde-3-phosphate dehydrogenase, translating to MAIKVGINGFGRIGRNVLRSAVLNFGDDIEIVAINDLLEPDYLAYMLKYDSVHGRFKADVAVQGNDLLVNGKKIRLTQERDPANLKWDEVGADVVLEATGLFLTKETAQKHIDAGVKKVIMSAPSKDDTPMFVYGVNDKTYAGQAIISNASCTTNCLAPLAKVINDKWGIKRGLMTTVHAATATQKTVDGPSNKDWRGGRGILENIIPSSTGAAKAVGVVIPELNKKLTGMSFRVPTSDVSVVDLTVELEKEATYAEICAEVKAQSEGPLKGILGYTEDKVVATDFRGETCTSVFDADAGIALDGTFVKLVTWYDNEWGYSNKCLEMAKVIAAK from the coding sequence ATGGCAATCAAGGTTGGTATCAACGGTTTCGGTCGCATCGGGCGTAACGTCCTGCGCTCGGCGGTGCTGAACTTCGGCGACGACATCGAAATCGTGGCCATCAACGATCTGCTGGAGCCGGACTACCTGGCGTACATGCTCAAGTACGACTCCGTGCACGGCCGCTTCAAGGCCGACGTGGCGGTGCAGGGCAACGACCTGCTGGTCAACGGCAAGAAGATCCGCCTGACCCAGGAACGCGACCCGGCCAACCTGAAGTGGGATGAAGTCGGTGCCGACGTGGTGCTGGAAGCCACCGGCCTGTTCCTGACCAAGGAAACCGCGCAGAAGCACATCGATGCCGGCGTCAAGAAGGTCATCATGTCGGCGCCGTCGAAGGACGACACGCCGATGTTCGTCTACGGCGTGAACGACAAGACCTACGCCGGCCAGGCGATCATTTCCAACGCCTCGTGCACCACCAACTGCCTGGCCCCGCTGGCCAAGGTCATCAATGACAAGTGGGGCATCAAGCGCGGCCTGATGACCACCGTGCATGCGGCAACCGCCACCCAGAAGACCGTCGATGGCCCGTCCAACAAGGACTGGCGCGGTGGCCGTGGCATCCTGGAGAACATCATCCCGTCGTCCACCGGTGCGGCCAAGGCCGTCGGCGTGGTCATCCCGGAACTGAACAAGAAGCTGACCGGCATGAGCTTCCGCGTCCCGACCTCGGACGTGTCGGTGGTCGACCTGACCGTCGAACTGGAAAAGGAAGCCACCTACGCCGAGATCTGCGCGGAAGTGAAGGCACAGAGCGAAGGCCCGCTGAAGGGCATCCTGGGCTACACCGAAGACAAGGTGGTGGCCACCGATTTCCGCGGCGAAACCTGCACTTCGGTGTTCGACGCCGACGCTGGCATCGCCCTGGACGGCACCTTCGTCAAGCTGGTCACCTGGTACGACAACGAGTGGGGCTACTCGAACAAGTGCCTGGAAATGGCCAAGGTCATCGCCGCCAAGTAA
- a CDS encoding OmpW/AlkL family protein, with product MRKTSPLILAGLAAALSLAAAPAMAQSKGDWTVSAGVHQVAPKSNNGWLAGHTLKVDVDNDVKPTITGEYFIADNLGIEVLAALPFKHDININGLGRVGSTKQLPPVVTLQYHFNSKGKVSPFVGAGVNYTTFFSEDTTGALAGSKLKLQDSWGLAAHAGIDFAIGEKGALRVDMRWIDIDSKVKLNGEKIGTVNIDPLVYGASYVFKF from the coding sequence ATGCGCAAGACCTCCCCCCTGATCCTGGCCGGCCTGGCCGCCGCCCTGTCCCTCGCCGCCGCCCCGGCCATGGCCCAGTCCAAGGGCGACTGGACCGTCTCGGCCGGCGTCCACCAGGTGGCGCCGAAGTCGAACAACGGCTGGCTGGCCGGCCACACGCTGAAGGTCGACGTCGATAACGACGTCAAGCCGACCATCACCGGCGAGTACTTCATTGCCGACAACCTGGGCATCGAAGTGCTGGCCGCGCTGCCGTTCAAGCACGACATCAACATCAATGGCCTCGGCCGCGTCGGCAGCACCAAGCAGTTGCCGCCGGTGGTGACCCTGCAGTACCACTTCAACAGCAAGGGCAAGGTCTCGCCGTTCGTCGGCGCGGGCGTGAACTACACGACCTTCTTCAGCGAAGACACCACCGGTGCACTGGCCGGCAGCAAACTGAAGCTGCAGGATTCGTGGGGCCTGGCCGCGCATGCGGGCATCGACTTCGCGATCGGCGAGAAGGGCGCCCTGCGTGTGGACATGCGCTGGATCGACATCGACAGCAAGGTGAAGTTGAACGGCGAGAAGATCGGCACCGTCAACATCGATCCGCTGGTCTACGGCGCTTCGTACGTCTTCAAGTTCTAA
- a CDS encoding S1/P1 nuclease translates to MKALHSLFLAAALAPALLSASAPAHAWGAQGHRLVAEVADARLNPTARAEVDRLLATEPDATLASIAPWADQLRAKDPGLGRRSAGWHYVNIAEDNCHYEAPKHCRNGNCIVEALKAQSAILGDRSLTDGERLQALKFVVHLVGDIHQPMHAGYAHDKGGNDFQLQFGNRGTNLHSLWDSGMLNTRKLDDAGYLPLLQSQRAPKLARQSNPQRDPQTWAEASCRISMQAGVYPATRKIGDEYTERYRPLAEAQLRLAGENLAQLLNRVLGAR, encoded by the coding sequence ATGAAAGCCCTGCATTCCCTGTTCCTCGCCGCCGCCCTGGCGCCGGCCCTGCTGTCCGCTTCCGCCCCGGCCCATGCCTGGGGCGCGCAAGGCCACCGCCTTGTCGCCGAAGTCGCCGATGCCCGCCTTAACCCCACCGCCCGCGCCGAAGTGGACCGCCTGCTGGCCACCGAGCCAGACGCCACCCTGGCCAGCATCGCCCCCTGGGCCGACCAGCTGCGTGCCAAGGACCCCGGTCTGGGCCGTCGTTCGGCCGGTTGGCACTACGTCAACATCGCCGAAGACAACTGCCATTACGAAGCACCGAAGCACTGCAGGAACGGCAACTGCATTGTCGAGGCGCTGAAAGCACAGAGCGCCATCCTCGGCGACCGCAGCCTGACCGACGGCGAGCGCCTGCAGGCGCTGAAGTTCGTCGTGCACCTGGTCGGCGACATCCATCAGCCGATGCACGCCGGTTACGCGCACGACAAGGGCGGCAACGATTTCCAGCTGCAGTTCGGCAACCGCGGTACCAACCTGCACTCGCTGTGGGACAGCGGCATGCTCAACACCCGCAAGCTGGACGACGCGGGCTACCTGCCGCTGCTGCAGAGCCAGCGCGCGCCGAAGCTGGCGCGCCAGTCCAACCCGCAGCGCGACCCGCAGACGTGGGCAGAGGCCAGCTGCCGCATTTCCATGCAAGCTGGCGTTTATCCGGCCACGCGTAAAATCGGTGACGAATACACCGAGCGCTACCGGCCGCTGGCCGAAGCGCAGCTGCGACTAGCCGGTGAAAACCTGGCGCAGTTGCTGAACCGCGTGCTCGGCGCGCGCTGA
- a CDS encoding MBL fold metallo-hydrolase, translating to MSVQVQSFFHRDSNTFSYLVSDPASSEAVLIDPVLDYDPDTDASSEAPLHAALQAIEQQGLQLRWLLETHAHADHVSAGRRLKHRFPQATLAIGEGIRAVQATFAPRYGLQLPAADEIFDHLFSDGETFALGELRCQVIAVPGHTSDSIAYLIDDALFTGDSLFMPDGGTARCDFPGGDAAQLYRSIQRLLALPDATRVFVCHDYGPGGRGFANETTIGEQRAHNIHVHDGVAEAEFVSVRQARDATLEEPKLMQPAVKANIQGGA from the coding sequence ATGTCAGTCCAGGTGCAGTCGTTCTTCCACCGTGACAGCAATACCTTCAGCTACCTGGTCAGCGACCCGGCCAGTAGCGAGGCAGTGCTGATCGACCCGGTCCTGGACTACGACCCGGATACCGACGCCAGCAGTGAAGCGCCGCTGCATGCCGCATTGCAGGCCATCGAGCAACAAGGCCTGCAGCTGCGCTGGCTGCTGGAAACCCATGCCCACGCTGACCATGTGTCGGCCGGGCGCCGCCTGAAGCACCGTTTCCCGCAAGCCACGCTGGCCATCGGCGAAGGCATCCGCGCGGTACAGGCAACGTTTGCACCACGCTATGGCCTGCAGCTTCCTGCCGCAGATGAGATCTTCGATCACCTGTTCAGCGACGGCGAAACCTTCGCTCTGGGCGAACTGCGCTGCCAGGTGATCGCCGTGCCTGGCCATACCAGCGACAGCATCGCCTACCTGATCGACGATGCGCTGTTCACCGGCGACTCGCTGTTCATGCCCGACGGCGGCACTGCCCGCTGTGATTTCCCCGGTGGTGATGCCGCGCAGCTGTACCGCTCGATCCAGCGCCTGCTGGCCTTGCCCGATGCAACGCGCGTGTTCGTCTGCCACGACTACGGCCCGGGTGGACGCGGCTTTGCCAACGAAACCACCATCGGCGAACAGCGCGCGCACAACATCCACGTGCATGACGGCGTAGCCGAGGCGGAGTTCGTCAGCGTGCGACAGGCCCGCGATGCCACGCTGGAAGAACCGAAACTGATGCAGCCCGCAGTGAAGGCCAACATCCAGGGCGGGGCCTGA
- a CDS encoding M56 family metallopeptidase has protein sequence MTELLNGVWQGSLWLAMGAVLLAVMRPLLVRLGGAGLAYRSWWLLPMLLLALMLPLPQVALLQQVPTLPLKVLPGAIDGAAGQSLPWAGLLLAFWAVGTGLRLLRDLHAQRRFERSMGPLTPRTDGSWQASGDPGLPALVGLWRPRIVVGPAFDQQFSAQEQHLILQHERSHRRNGDHWANGALLLVRAVFWFHPLLPWAARRFLRDQELACDARTIGPQPALRGLYASTLLKAQLVQPVAPAVCHWRSQPVLKERIAMLKQSKRKALPWVSGQVLVVGVCLGMGAVAWASQGGGAGGPAGSVMDREIQVDKMPPPSYPKSAVEQRQVGVVNLRVEVDAQGRPTDVQVLSATNPGVFDAVSIAAARSWTYRPAVKNGKPVAGAVRVPITYAMDDTEDTK, from the coding sequence ATGACTGAGCTGCTCAACGGAGTGTGGCAGGGCAGCCTGTGGTTGGCGATGGGCGCGGTCCTGCTGGCGGTGATGCGGCCGCTGCTGGTGCGATTGGGGGGCGCTGGTCTGGCATACCGCAGCTGGTGGCTGCTGCCGATGCTGCTGCTGGCACTGATGCTACCGTTGCCGCAGGTTGCGTTGTTGCAGCAGGTACCCACGCTGCCGCTGAAAGTGCTGCCCGGTGCCATTGATGGCGCGGCCGGCCAGTCCTTGCCATGGGCCGGGTTGTTGCTGGCATTCTGGGCCGTGGGCACGGGCCTCCGCCTGCTGCGCGACCTGCACGCGCAGCGCCGTTTCGAACGGAGCATGGGTCCACTGACGCCGCGCACCGATGGTAGCTGGCAGGCGAGCGGCGACCCGGGCCTGCCAGCGCTGGTTGGCCTGTGGCGGCCGCGCATCGTGGTCGGCCCGGCGTTCGATCAACAGTTCAGCGCGCAGGAACAGCACCTGATCCTGCAGCACGAGCGCAGCCACCGTCGCAATGGCGACCACTGGGCCAACGGCGCGCTGCTGCTGGTGCGCGCGGTGTTCTGGTTCCACCCGTTGCTGCCTTGGGCCGCGCGCCGCTTCCTGCGCGACCAGGAACTGGCCTGCGATGCCCGCACCATCGGCCCGCAGCCTGCGCTGCGCGGCCTCTACGCCAGCACGCTGCTGAAGGCGCAGCTGGTCCAACCGGTTGCGCCCGCGGTCTGCCATTGGCGCAGCCAACCCGTGTTGAAGGAGCGCATCGCCATGTTGAAGCAGTCCAAGCGGAAGGCATTGCCGTGGGTGTCGGGACAGGTACTGGTGGTCGGGGTGTGCCTGGGAATGGGAGCGGTGGCGTGGGCCAGCCAGGGCGGAGGCGCGGGAGGCCCGGCAGGGTCCGTCATGGATCGGGAGATCCAGGTCGACAAGATGCCGCCGCCATCCTATCCGAAATCTGCGGTCGAGCAGCGCCAGGTGGGCGTGGTGAACCTGCGCGTGGAAGTGGATGCCCAAGGCCGTCCCACCGACGTCCAGGTGCTCAGCGCCACCAATCCGGGGGTGTTCGATGCTGTCTCGATTGCTGCGGCGCGCAGCTGGACCTATCGGCCCGCAGTGAAGAACGGCAAGCCGGTGGCCGGTGCCGTGCGCGTCCCGATTACCTACGCCATGGATGACACCGAGGACACGAAGTGA
- a CDS encoding BlaI/MecI/CopY family transcriptional regulator: MTPISEAEAVVMEVLWQQAPRSADEVVAALAHRDWAEPTIKTLLNRLLTKGAIAAERDGRRYLYRPLLQRQAWVEAQSQDFIGRVFEGRVAPLVAHFSERGQLSAQDIAELKKLIQELDHD; encoded by the coding sequence ATGACCCCGATCAGCGAAGCCGAAGCCGTTGTGATGGAGGTTCTGTGGCAGCAGGCACCGCGTAGCGCCGATGAAGTGGTTGCCGCACTGGCCCACCGCGACTGGGCCGAACCGACCATCAAGACCCTGCTCAATCGTCTGCTGACCAAGGGCGCGATTGCTGCCGAGCGTGATGGCCGGCGCTACCTGTACCGGCCGCTGCTGCAGCGCCAGGCGTGGGTGGAGGCGCAGAGCCAGGACTTCATCGGCCGTGTCTTTGAAGGGCGCGTTGCGCCGTTGGTCGCGCACTTCAGCGAACGCGGCCAGTTGAGTGCGCAGGACATCGCCGAACTGAAGAAACTGATCCAGGAGCTGGACCATGACTGA
- a CDS encoding flavin reductase family protein produces the protein MKPLPKKDFPVEQARRFLEPGPIVLVSTAWRGQRNLMTLGWHMVMGFSPSLVATYLWDANHSHALARGSGECVINVPGVELLDTVVDIGNCSGREVDKFARFELDALPAREVGAPLVGQCHSSFECRLYDDSQVQSSNLFIWEIVRAHVAPRPKLPRTVHYRGDGQFMVSGAEVSRRRRFKPDML, from the coding sequence ATGAAGCCGCTGCCCAAGAAGGATTTCCCGGTCGAGCAGGCCCGCCGCTTCCTCGAACCTGGCCCGATCGTGCTGGTCAGTACCGCCTGGCGTGGCCAGCGCAACCTGATGACGCTGGGCTGGCACATGGTGATGGGCTTCTCGCCGTCATTGGTCGCCACCTACCTGTGGGACGCGAACCACAGCCACGCGCTGGCCCGTGGCAGCGGCGAGTGCGTGATCAATGTGCCGGGCGTGGAACTGCTCGACACCGTGGTGGACATCGGCAACTGCAGCGGCCGCGAGGTCGACAAGTTCGCCCGTTTCGAGCTCGATGCGCTGCCCGCGCGCGAGGTCGGCGCGCCGCTGGTCGGCCAATGTCATTCGAGCTTCGAATGCCGACTCTACGACGACAGCCAGGTGCAATCGAGCAACCTGTTCATCTGGGAAATCGTGCGCGCCCACGTCGCGCCCCGGCCGAAACTGCCGCGCACGGTGCATTACCGCGGCGATGGCCAGTTCATGGTGTCCGGCGCCGAAGTCTCGCGTCGACGGCGGTTCAAGCCCGACATGCTGTAA
- a CDS encoding acetyl-CoA hydrolase/transferase C-terminal domain-containing protein, which yields MTEHLTDLDAAVDWLFARVDGPLRIGAPLALGKPHRLLNALYARVEHDPSRPLQLYTALSLNPPKARGNGLEARFMAPFAQRHFGDDFPRLAYADAIARDALPAHVQVEEFYMQSGALLGSRQAQSSYTSLNYTHAADAVAQRAPQVIVQKVAMRSNDRRLSLSCNNDITQDTLDAMTARGLPRPLLIAEIDPQLPYMGGSATVDVSFFDLVITPPPPYPALFGLPRQPVGDADYAIGLYASTLVRDGGTLQIGIGTLADALSHALVLRHTDNARYRRVLHALDPQLASHPLVQEIGGLDPFEVGLYGCSEMLNEGFRRLVQTGVIKRKVHDDLALMQRIENGSTLSIDHATLAAEGEYLHGAFYLGSPEFYEWLRTLPEDECRAIGMRRISEINQLYGGNETLEHLQRRHARFFNSCMMATALGAAVSDALDDGRVVSGVGGQYNFVAMAHALPEARSVLMFRAARDDKGQRESNVRWNYGHTTIPRHLRDIYLNEYGIADLRGLTDEDCVHAMTAITEAPFQGGLLQQAQASRKLLAATQPDPERQQRNTPQALAAALAPFRADGSLPDYPLGSDFNEIEQVLVKALGWLKANTQTRGDKLRTVWAALRQPAGDGDAVYLQRMGLQAPKDFAERLDARLLRLALARTA from the coding sequence ATGACCGAACACCTCACCGACCTGGACGCCGCCGTCGACTGGTTGTTTGCGCGCGTGGACGGGCCGCTGCGGATCGGGGCACCGCTGGCACTGGGCAAGCCGCATCGGCTGCTCAATGCCCTTTATGCACGCGTCGAGCACGATCCATCGCGACCGCTGCAGCTGTATACCGCGCTGTCGCTGAACCCGCCGAAGGCGCGCGGCAACGGCCTGGAAGCGCGCTTCATGGCGCCGTTCGCGCAGCGCCATTTCGGCGACGATTTCCCGCGCCTGGCCTATGCCGATGCGATCGCGCGCGATGCGCTGCCGGCGCATGTGCAGGTGGAAGAGTTCTACATGCAGTCCGGCGCCCTGCTCGGTTCGCGCCAGGCGCAATCCAGCTATACCAGCCTGAACTACACCCACGCCGCCGATGCGGTCGCGCAGCGCGCGCCGCAGGTGATCGTGCAGAAGGTGGCAATGCGGTCGAACGATCGCCGGCTTTCGCTGTCGTGCAACAACGACATCACCCAGGACACGCTGGATGCGATGACCGCGCGCGGGCTGCCGCGCCCGTTGCTCATCGCCGAGATCGATCCGCAGCTGCCTTACATGGGCGGCTCGGCCACGGTCGATGTGTCGTTCTTCGATCTGGTGATCACCCCGCCGCCGCCGTACCCGGCGCTGTTCGGGCTGCCGCGGCAGCCGGTGGGCGATGCCGACTACGCCATCGGCCTGTACGCCAGCACGCTGGTGCGCGACGGCGGCACCCTGCAGATCGGCATCGGCACGCTGGCCGACGCGCTCAGCCATGCGCTGGTGCTGCGCCACACCGACAACGCGCGCTACCGCCGCGTGCTGCATGCGCTGGATCCACAGCTTGCCAGCCACCCGCTGGTGCAGGAGATCGGCGGACTGGATCCGTTCGAGGTGGGCCTGTACGGCTGCAGCGAGATGCTCAACGAAGGCTTCCGCCGGCTGGTGCAGACCGGGGTGATCAAGCGCAAGGTGCACGACGACCTGGCGCTGATGCAGCGCATCGAGAACGGCAGCACGCTGTCCATCGACCACGCCACCCTGGCCGCCGAGGGCGAGTACCTGCACGGCGCGTTCTACCTGGGCTCGCCGGAGTTCTACGAGTGGCTGCGCACGCTGCCGGAAGACGAATGCCGTGCGATCGGCATGCGCCGCATCAGCGAAATCAACCAGCTGTATGGCGGCAACGAGACGCTGGAGCACCTGCAACGCCGCCATGCGCGCTTCTTCAACTCCTGCATGATGGCCACTGCACTGGGCGCGGCCGTGTCGGATGCGCTGGACGACGGACGTGTGGTGTCCGGCGTGGGTGGCCAGTACAACTTCGTGGCGATGGCACATGCCCTGCCGGAAGCGCGCAGCGTCTTGATGTTCCGCGCGGCGCGCGATGACAAGGGCCAGCGCGAATCCAACGTGCGCTGGAACTACGGGCACACCACCATCCCGCGCCACCTGCGCGACATCTACCTCAACGAATACGGCATCGCCGATCTGCGCGGCCTGACCGACGAGGACTGCGTGCATGCGATGACCGCGATCACCGAGGCCCCGTTCCAGGGTGGCCTGCTGCAGCAGGCACAGGCCTCGCGCAAGCTGCTGGCAGCCACGCAACCGGATCCGGAGCGCCAGCAGCGCAACACGCCACAGGCGCTGGCGGCGGCGCTGGCACCGTTCCGCGCCGACGGCAGCCTGCCGGACTATCCGCTGGGCAGCGACTTCAACGAGATCGAGCAGGTGCTGGTGAAGGCGCTGGGCTGGCTGAAGGCCAACACGCAGACCCGCGGCGACAAGCTGCGCACGGTCTGGGCGGCTCTGCGGCAACCGGCCGGCGACGGCGATGCGGTGTACCTGCAGCGCATGGGTCTACAGGCCCCGAAGGACTTCGCCGAGCGCCTGGACGCGCGACTGCTGCGGCTGGCGCTGGCGCGTACCGCCTGA